In Brassica napus cultivar Da-Ae chromosome C2, Da-Ae, whole genome shotgun sequence, the sequence tttttgtttataaatttgtttGATCCAAATTATACAAGGATGTCACATATAACTCGACTCGTTTGAATCAACTCCATATTTATCTACTTTGCATGACTCAATACATGTTGATCAGTTGTTTCAATTGATCAGTTCACTCACCCCATGAAATTCTAATATTTGAATAGGTTAACTTATTAGAATAATTATACAACTTGCAACCAAAAAAGCTTACATGAAGGAAAAAAAGCTTTATTGATCAAGCTTCTttcccaaaaatatatatatttttttttttgctaaaattccCAAAAATATTCACATGAGTGTTTcaattgaaacaaaacaaaataaactgaGAAACTAATAAAAACATATCAAATATGCATAGGCTCATAAAATTCAAAAGTAAAAGTCACTCATCTTTATCTTCACTCAATTTCACTAGCTGGGCGCAATTGATTGAAGAGATTATTTGGAGACATatcctttctttttcttttctgttcATATCATTTTTACGGATCAGATTTAAAATCCAAATTCTAACATAAATTCGTTGGCACACTGAAGAAAAAGTATCGAACTTATTATGATTTTTCCAAAACTTTAAATATCTCTATTTGTAtgtcaatattttaaaataaactagactctatttattttttgttattttttttttgcaatttgcAGATGCAAATGTGAACAATTTATTTAGGACGTCTTTATTGTAATACACATTTATGATTCCCTATATATATGACCTAAGCATTTGTTTGGCTATTAAACCTAACTATTTACTCGGCACGAATCTCATACATATCGGAGGTTTCACTCCGGCCAAAGCAAGAATCGACGACGGCAAAATCCAAAGACCATCTCCACATATCAAACCGGAAGCAACCGCCGGTACCATCAAACCGGCTTTAACTCTATCCCTCATGTTCCACACAAACACTATCAAACTCCCAACACACATATCCACAGCAAAATACCCTCCGACAAGAAACGGAACCGCCATAGCCATCGGCAGTGGGACCCACTTCCCAACCTTCTCCGGCGACAGATCCCTAACGACGTCCGCCGCCACCGCAAACGCGAAGAATCCATAGCAAAGCTGTAAACAATGCAGAGGCAAAGCAGAGAAACCTTCAACTCCAAGAATCGCCATGTTTCTGTAAACCAAAGCGTAAGGAGCTTTATACTCTCCCTCAGGGTTTCCGACATCGAAGGCTTTGTAAAACAGAAAGAATGAGAGAGGAGCCACGATGCAGCCGATCCCCGTCCCGATTGCTTGGCTGACAAGCATCGACCGCGGTGAAGTCAACGTCAAATGTCCTGTCTTGAAATCGTGCATTAGGTCGGAAGATATCGAGACGATCGATTTTATCAACCCGCATCCGACGAGTCCTGCAACGACACCGTTTTGTTTCCCTGACATTGCGGCTAAGATGAAGAGAGCGACTTTACCATAGTTATAAGCCATGTTCATGTCTGTTAGTCCTGCTCCATAGGCGTTACTGAAACCTAGAGATGGAGCTATCATGTAAGCTACTACAATGAAGTACCATTTGAGCTGAGTTTTATGGAGATTGAAACAATTACGGGTTTGGAGCTATATGGTATGAATAACTAGATTGTGTACAagttagtttataaaatatattatagaaataCTTGTGTCTagaaatttatttattctctTAATATGTACACAATCCAACTGC encodes:
- the LOC106379298 gene encoding metal-nicotianamine transporter YSL3-like yields the protein MLQIKQEETLFSIYRRKNMRSSLMVEKDARIEVEREERDDLEETQNEPDDFNSIPPWKSQITFRGIVASLIIGIIYNLIVMKLNLTTGLIPTLNVSAALSAFVLLRSWTKLLTKAGIMTKPFTKQENTVVQTCAVACYSVTIGGGFGSYLLSLNTRTYEQSGVHTEGNSPGSTKEPGIGWMTCFLFFTCFVGLLALVPLRKVLQTRNCFNLHKTQLKWYFIVVAYMIAPSLGFSNAYGAGLTDMNMAYNYGKVALFILAAMSGKQNGVVAGLVGCGLIKSIVSISSDLMHDFKTGHLTLTSPRSMLVSQAIGTGIGCIVAPLSFFLFYKAFDVGNPEGEYKAPYALVYRNMAILGVEGFSALPLHCLQLCYGFFAFAVAADVVRDLSPEKVGKWVPLPMAMAVPFLVGGYFAVDMCVGSLIVFVWNMRDRVKAGLMVPAVASGLICGDGLWILPSSILALAGVKPPICMRFVPSK